The Triticum aestivum cultivar Chinese Spring chromosome 5A, IWGSC CS RefSeq v2.1, whole genome shotgun sequence genomic sequence AGAAAGAGCATTATTGTAGTATCAAGACTGTTCCAGGTTCCAAATTACACAGCAAAAAGCAAGAACATTGTCCTCTGAAAGCCACAGGACTAGGTTCATGCAACAGTGGTGTGCATGAAAGCCTGGACAGAATCAGCACAAGGCATAATATCATGGAGCTTTGGAGAGCGAGCTTAGCTTAGGCTGTGTAGAAGGGGGGAAGAAAAGAGGCGAAGATTTTTGGGAATATCTCAGGAACTTTTCTCCCCCAAACCTGACATGTGTTCCTGCATCAAAACACTTTTCCTGCCTTGTGCAACACTGTTCTTCTTCCGAGGGTTAGTCGCTAAGCAAGCAAGCGCTAATTTGGGGGGAATCAACTGCTAAACATAGGAAAAGAACATGCACTAATTAGTTACATAATATTCTCTTAATCTCTTGTCGCATACTATATACGGTTTACACAGGCATTGTCAGTGCAAATTGGCTAGCAGCTGAGAGTTGAGCTTGAGGAACAAATTCTGACTCTTGTCATGCTTAATTCTGACCACTGTTTTGTTGTCCAAGAATTTGTATTGTAAGAACAGGTTGAGTTGGGGTAACTGACCTACTCTGCATCTTGCAGAAATATGAGTAATGAGATTACTGATATACAACTATTTCTGCCATTCATTCAAGCAAGCATGTCAGCTCTGAGCCTCTGTTGCAACGCAAAAAAAGGCTCGACACAAGCATCATTCGCCAGCTCATCCTCCTCTTATGCCTCTGCATCTTGAGATTACTCCTCATAATCCCTCTCTTTTTCTCTGATACCAAGATTCCTCCTCTCCAAGAAGTGAAGTGGTAGGAGACTAGTGGTAGTGCTGATCCACGGCTCAGGTGGCAGAACAGGGGCATGGGTCAGTAGCCCCTTCCCCACATACCCCCCACATTTCAAGCAATAAAATGAGGAGGAAGGCAAGGTTACTTACCGCAGCCCACCATCTCCTCTCCTCCTTCCCAGATACCATTCCCTCCACCTCCCCCTATAAACCACCGCAAGGACACTCACAGAGAGAGGCAACAGCACTCAGCAGCGAGCAAGAAACAAACGCTCGAGCGAGGCAAAGCAAAGCATTTTCCCAAGCTTGCCGTACGTGCAGTGCACTCTTCTCCTTCTCGCTTCCGGTGATATAAGTTGTTGCCGGAGTCGGGGGCCATGTCTGTGTCGTCGGTGCTGTCGTCGTTCCTGTACGGCTGCTTCAACCCTGCGGGCGGGCGGTACCACCACCACCGCGCCGGAGCCTACTACCACAGCAGCCACCCCACGAGCGCCGACACCATGTACTACAACCAGAGCGGGTTCGCCGGCGGCCGCAGGATGGGCCGGAGCAGCAGGCCGCTGTCCCTGCAGGTATACATCCTCTGCTTCTTCAACCTGCATGCATGCTCTGTTCTTCTTTAGAAGGAGTAGTAGATGGCTTTGTGCCTGCCCAGCTCTGTGATAGATAGGCATTGCATCAAGAAAGAAAAGCGAGATTTTCTTGTTTGTTCAGATGAGTATATGCAAGTACAGGAACCTGGTTTCTTATGCCGTTATGCGACGGCGACTAGACCATGCATGTGTCCAGATTATTCCCTGCCCACTAACCACACCACCACCACTATTATCATCTTGGCAGCTATTGGTAGCCTGTAGTAGACGTTAATCCACTTAGCAAAAAATTTAGACGAATCTTAACCAAAGAATTCATTCGGACACTCTGCATGTGTAGTCACAATCGCATATGTAATCAAGCTGCATGCGCCCTCAAAAGCAAGGAACAAACGACCCATAAAGAAGCTTTTCACTGCCTGTGCTCTGTGCTGTGTTCCAAAGTCGGGACCAGTAAAAATATATGATGGAGCATGCTGCTAACCGCTCGAGTATGGTTGGGCATGGCAGACGGTGGAGCTCAAGGTGCGGATGTGCTGCTCGGGGTGCGCGCGGGTGGTGAAGCACGCGCTGACCAAGCTGCGCGGGGTGGACAgcgtggaggtggaggtggagatgGAGAAGGTGACGGTGACCGGGTACGTGGAGCGGCACCGGGTGCTCAAGGAGGTGCGGCgcgccgggaagaaggccgagttcTGGCCCAACCCGGACCAGCCGCTGCACTTCACCACCGCCAAGGACTACTTCCACGACCAGGAGTCGTTCCGCCCCAGCTACAACTACTACCGCCACGGCTACAACGGCGACAAGCACGGCCACCTCCCGGAGCCCCACCGCGGCTCCGACCCCGTCAGCAACATGTTCAACGACGACGACGTCAACGCGTGCTCCATCATGTAGTAGCAAATCATCCTCTGGAGGTCGTCTAGTGCTCTCGGCGCCGGCCGGGGCCGGGGAAGATAGACAAGTGGGCCGCGTGCTCTCTGCTCCTGTAAAGCTAGCGTTGTGGTATGGACGATGGAATGATCAGTGGTGCCCTCTACGGGCTACACAACGTAGTACGTGCTGTCGAATATCGATCGATGATGCCTCTGCATGTTCTTCTCTGCCGCGATCGAGATTCCAAAATTCACGCGTGCGAGCCGATTCAAGCCAATGGCAACGGGGCGTGTGAGATGAGCTACAGGGGaaagcgtgcgtgcgtgcgtgcgtgcaacTTTTTCGTTGCTGTTTGGCGCGGGGGGTAgcgtagtagtaggagtagtaggttTGGTCGTTGGTGATCGTGATCCGTGGCTAGGGCAGTTAAATACTGCTTCTGCGCCGCGCGCTTGATTGGAAATTTGGATGATGGCGCGATCGATTGTAAAAGCCTTGGAAGTGGGGAGGATAGGTGTTCTTGATGTCTCAAATTTGGCACCAGCGGACAAAGTGCAGCCGCCAGCAATACTGTTCCGGCTAAAAGTGTAGACTTGtccttctttccttttcttcttcgagGGAAAGAGCAGGGTTGTCTTTGCGGGGAAAGATTCTGCAAGTGGTTTTTTAGCCGGGTTGCTAGTGGTAAGTGCAAACAAGTGCAAAGTTGTAAGCATCCATGGCAGGAGgtggtaagggcatctccaacgccgacccttaAAACGCCTACAACCGTCCGGACCATGCGGtgcacatcaagaaacaccaagaaacccgattttttttgaaactatgatgatttttatagtaaattcggaaactatacaccctaatggagaaaaatcaaaagtatcaccccGTCGGCCTTCTGTTGGAAACGGGACTTTTCGGCCAACCGTTGGCCAAAAAGGACTTTTCGACCAAGCTTTGGCCAAAAAGTACTTTTCGGCCAACAGTTGGCCAaagagtccctcttcggccaacacctgctctactgtttaaaaaaattcatatcaaatatgatttttagtattttaatttgattctttttgcattagattagaaattttatgaagtttctgtagatatcaagtttgactagatttgaaagtttgaatttaattttttcatgaatttgctcaaataactagattgcctataatttgagttaggagtattttttaagatgattctttttgctactggttctttgtgaatttgtttatcagtagtaattaattggcgaattttataattatttaaaattaggtttttaTGAAAACAGATCTGTTTTAGTGTTTGTTAGGTTTTATgctatttcttttaattttaattgctttaaattttttttctttagttttttgacatattctttttgtttctgtttagttatcagtagctattttatttgtagtattttttgtattttatttcttttatcctaCTAGAAAACTTGTTGTGAGCTTCATAGGAGTTTATATTTAAAAGTGCCTTGTAAATCCTGTACAACCATTGCCGTTTTATACATGAAAAAAATACTTTCCCGCAAtctttttccctccattttctttgccgccattttatttcccgccattctctcccgccaCACTAAGGAGTgctgcatcgacggaggatgacgatgatgccttcatgtggagtgtgaaacactgtgcgagagaagtcataagtgtgaaacactctccgatgatgatgacgaagctgcaaacacttatgacttctctcagacagtgtttcacactccaccagCAACACCGACGCAGGAGACACAGACCGTGTCAGACGATGTTATCTACGATCGTGGACACCATGAGGCTCGTTTTATAAGTTGAGAAGTGAAGATGGCGAGAAACAAGATGGCGGGAAAGAAGATGGCGGGAAAGAAGatggcgggagagaatggcgggaaagaaaatggagggagagaatgacgtaaaaacctaattttaaataatcctaaaattcaccaattaattactactgataaacaaagtcacaaagaaccagtagcaaaaagaatcatctaaaaagaatactcctagctcaaattataggcaatctagtgatttgagaaaattcatgaaaattcaaatttaaacttccaaatctagtcaaacttgatatctacagaaacttcataaaatttctaatctaatgcaaaaagaatcaaattaaaatactaaaatcctattttatatgaattttctaaaAACTAGAGCAGGTGTTGGCCGAAAAGTACTCTTTGGCCAACCGTTAGCCGAAAAGTTCCTCTTCGGCCAACAAGAGGCCGAAAAGTCCCTTTTCGGCCAACAAGAGGCCGACGGGGTGATactttcgatttttctccattagggtgtatagtttccgaatttgctataaaaatcatcatagtttcaaaaaaaaaccaAGAAACCCTCTCCCTCGCTCGCGCGTGTTCCAGCCAAACTTTAGTCAGCGCTGCATTCATGCCGGTTCAAATCGGATGCAGCCTATCATTGGAGCCGACATTGGAGCGGCACACCGGCCGAGAGCGCCGACGCGCCGCTTTCCAGTGCACGACTTCTCTTTCCGCATTAAGACATCGGTCCGTGTGCCTCCCTCCATTAAACGTACGCGGTTGCCAAGGAACCTACTCCGGCATCACTCGTTCGTTCGTCTGCCCCCCGCTATTACGGACCTGTCGCCTGCCCTGCCCTTTGCCCGCTATTTAACTCCCATAGGCCGGCAACACATCCGCATTCATCCACCCTCTTCTGCTCTATATCTCCTCTCCGCACCACACCCGCCATGGCCTTCTCAAGCTTCAAAGCCTTGTGGGACGAGCTCTCGTCCAAACAGAAGGAGAAGATCACCACCATTACAGTCAACTGGCAGGGCGCCAGGCGGACGAGCTCACTAGAGGCCAGCGCCGCGGACGCGCCAATGGCAGAGGCGGCCGACGACGAGCCGGTGTCCGCGCCGGCTAATgctagcatcactatgggtgaggcCCGTGCTCACTATATGGACATGATGCTGCAGGAGCGGGAGGCGGCGTTCTGGCAGGCACAGGCCGACCAGGCCTACAACCTCCACCTCCTCGACGAGCATCAAGGCGTAGAGGAGCTACTTGCCGCCGGCACAGCCATCACGTCGAACGTGGACGCAGGCCTCTAAAATAATCTGGGAAAAGGGATGCTTATTTTAGAAGCCACCAAAATAACTAAGCCTAAGAGCAACTCCAGTCCATGCTTGAAAAACCGTGAAGTCCAATAGTAGCAGCTTTAGGAGAAATACATGTCCAATTGATATTCAAAAATCTGTTAGTGCCCAAATAGTTATGGGTTGTAGCCAAAAACCAACCCCGCAACCTAATATATTGGGACAAAGCAAACTTTTTGGCAAGGCCAAAACCGATCCGAGGCATGCACACTAGTGGCATGGGCAAAGAATTGGTGGGAAGATCCAAGGTGCACCAATCCTATTCCATGCTTAACGCGTCAAATAGAGACCAATTTCACACCCACCTAGACCGTTCGCATGGTATTGGGTTTTACAATCATCCCTAAAccattttgttttcctttttagtCTGTTTTGTtggctttttatttctgttttatttctaatTTTATTCTCCATTTTCACACTTCAAAACTCTTGacattttttgaatccatgaaAAATAATACTGTTTTGGAAATATTATTCAAATTCGTGGAAATTTCTTATAATTTGACATcattttgaaaattgatgaacttttaaaCAATTTAAGAAATAATTTTTCAATTGAGCACATTTTTACAAACTTGGACAACAATTTTTTAATCCCTAAACATTATTTAAAATTCCCGAACGTCTTTTGAATTCATAAAATATTTTTCAATAAATTCACAAGCATTTTTAAAATTATCTAATACTCCCTACATACCAAAATAAGTGACACAACTTTGTAAATGTTgggtcacttattttgggacggagggagtatttttcatTTCTGCAAACATTTTTACACATAcgcaaaaacatttttttaattcatgaacattttttggccgTGAATTGTTTTTGATTTAATAATTTTTCTAGCTGGacaaaacatttttaaaatacatgaacatATAAATCAATTTTGAACATGATTTGATTTCATGAACATTTGTTTGAATACGTGAATTATTATTAAATTTGAGAAGTTCATTTAGTTCATAATGTTTTTTAAAAGATTAAAATATTTTCGGAAATTCATATTATTTTgaaaatttacaaacattttttgaataaggATTAAATGGCCCTACGAGTTTAGAAAGTTAGGAAAGTGAATAAATCCACAAAAATGTTATTCCAATTCTTGagcattttctaaatttagtttaaaaataaaaaataaaaataaaagaagaaagaaaaaaacttGCGTTGTGTGCCCCCGCTTTGGACTGGCCCATAACGAGAGGGGGTGCATGTTGTGTGCCCCAGGACGTCCCACGCGCGACAGGTATATCTCGCATTAAGCGATACCAAAGGGTCTCCCGCTGAAGGGGTCCACAGTAATTGGACCGGTCCATTCATTTATTTAACAAAAaggaaatagaggagaagaaaaaggcgaaatcactaattaaggagtactcgttgcaaagaacactccacttttCCAGGTCGTGACAAGTGGCgcccatgcagcgcgccacttgtcgcaacctgggagttttcctttttttcgtagattcgtttattcaaaacgctTTATCTTttgaaccgtgcgtccaaatctcgaactgtcttcaccattggattcctcgcatcgagatcttcaaaactagatcccatgttgatagattttgatgaacttttttcatgaaaaaaccggacaaaaaaaccgaatgaaaaaaccgaaccgggagcacggttttttccctttccgaaagaggcacacccgtgcctctcgcgaaatcacacccgtgcctctcgtgaaagaaaaaccatgactctcgtggaaggaaaaaaaaacccagaaaacacgtttttttttcgtttccgagaggcacggccgtgactctcgtgaaagcacaatcgtgcctctcgcggaagcaaaaccgtgaatctcacgaaagaaaaaaaaacacgtattttttccctttctgagaggcacggccgtgactctcgtgaaagcacaaccgtgccactcgcggaagcaaaaccgtgactgtcgcaaaagaaaaaaaatggaaaacacattttgttttttcctttctgagaggcacggccgtgactctcacgaaagcacaaccgtgcctctcgcggaagcgaaaccgtgactctcgcgaaagaaaaaaaaatagaaaacatgttttttttccgtttccgaaaggcacggccgtgactctcgctaaagcacaagtGTGCCTCTCGTGAAAAAAAACCATGACTtccgcgaaagaaaaaaaaataaaacgcgtctttttcgcgcaatttttttaaatatttttttgaatgaaaagctaaggaagaccggggaaaaaccaaaacgttgagaaaaaccaaaaaaaactgtttaaaaagccgaaaacgtatgcagaaaatgaaaaaaacaaaatccgaaAGAAGCGTacagagcgcgacacgtgacgaaTGGCTGAGAACGTGCCAAGTGACACTGCTCgctgcgaggctcccgaaggagcgctcgttaactagttgctcccagaAAAGGGAGCATGTAAGTTATTTGAACCCCAGTCTCCCGGTTGAGGGCAAGCCCGGGTAGCCACTAGGGTTGCCTCGGGTTCGTGATAGAGTATTAGGGCGGGAGTATTTAAGTCGAAACAAGTAGGGTTTTTATTGTTTCTTGTCCattcttttcctgttttttttcattttttttcattctttttttcttttctcattgTTTCCCTTTGGTTTTCTtaatttatttctttatttttagattccttttgtttcttttctttttttgttctctggatgttttcatttttttgcactcgtttcttcggttttattttcctttgttttttggttttcttttatttcttttggttttcattttagATTTCTTTTTTATATGTGAACTGCAATTTTCTAATACACGGTTAACATTTTCCAATACAAATTCAGCagttttttaatacatggttaatATTTTTTTCTCTACAcctttttcaaattcttgattcaAAATTTACAAATAACAGATTATCATTTTTTGaatactcattcaacattttttatatacaaacTTTTAAACATCTTCAAATGCTTGATTGAAATTTCTCAAATACAAGAGGATATTTtctaatacatgttgaacattttttatgcacatttaacatttttctaaatgcttgaaaaatatttttataaacacattcaacatttttcaaattcttgattaacattttcaaatacaagattcaaAATTTCTAACTTGGTCAACTTTtttatgcacatttaacatttttcagatGCTTGATTAACACTTTCCAAATGTTATATTAACATTTTCTGGACAcacggtcaacattttttctaaacacatttaacattttttgaaatgcatgattaacatttttaaaatacttgttcaacattttttcaaatgcttgactaaCATTTTTATATACGTGATTGAAAATATTTCATCAGTTTTTTTAGACATGgccaacatttttttatacacctTTAAATTTTCCAAACGCTTGATTAGCATTTTTCatacacttgttcaacatttttcccAATACTTGGTTAActctttttaaatacatgattaaattTTTTGAAACACCGTTTATTTAGTTTTATACATTTTGATATACATGATAGCCATTtcctctatacacatttaacatttttcaaatgcttggccAACATTTTTCCAAAAAATTATTTTGAgtgatttttttaatatatttatttagagTATTTGGAATAAATggaagtaaaaaaacaaataatgtgtaggaaaaaaaaagaaaacgagGCTGTTGTTTCGAGCGCGCCTGGGTCGGCCCAGTCACGAGGGTTCCCTCTGTCTCGCTGAATGCGAGATATAGGGGCGCCCCGTCGCATGCAGGTGGGTCTCTTTGTCATCAAATGGTGGAAAATTATTGGGGCCTAACTTTTGGGTATGGATTAGATGACACCATCTTTGGTGCCCAACTTTGTACAATGGATTTTGGCTCTTTGGGCCTGAATTGGATTTGCTCTAAATGCATCACGAAGCACGTAGACACTATTCTCCAAAAAAAGGTACATAGACACGATGACATGATGAGTCTGTATTGTTGTGTGAGGACTCATATATAGCTTTTTTTTTTACCCAATAGGAGCCTCCTTGAGTGAAAGCCACAAAGGTCATCACCTGTGTATGCGGATCAACTGTTGCTTGTGGCAAGGAATCTTCAAGGTGTGTTGGAACTCTTATGTGGATCTTGGTCTCCGATATCGGGATGGCAAGCTGATCTTGCTCTTGGTGATGGGACTAAGGGTTAGGAAAAGGGAATCCTAATGGAAAAGGGTAAAAAAAGGTCGCAGAGGGTCTCCCTATTTTTCTCCATTTCACGGATATTTCTCCTATTTCCCCACATTTTAACATTTGTGCGGGTCTCTGGAATATTCCGTATTTTTTTAGACTATTTGGAGCAATTCCACGgatagaaaaagatttcctacaaatTTCCAGAAATCCTGGGGCCTCTATCAAAAATTTTGGAAGTTAGGGAATGGGGGGCATGCAAATTTCCATGTACCCACTGCCCAGGGACCTTCCTGCTAATTTTGTGGGGAGACTTGTATAAGATCTCACATTAGGTGAGATCAATCACAAAAATTCATATTTAGacatttcaaaaaaatctgaaattatttgacaATATCCATGTTGGGTATGTTTACAACTCTGAAAAAATCAGCTCAAAACTTGATGTACATTTGGAGATAAAAAAACAAATTCGAATGTGAATACTGGCAGCTTTGGGTGAATAGTACTTAACACTATTCACGTTCAATTTCGTCTTTTTTGCTTCTATTAATATAGGTTGAATtaggagctgaaactttttgaggtTGAACATCAACCACTGATGTGTGTCtacaatttttttgaaaatgtttaaacTTTTGGATTTAAAAAAAATCTTATTGATCTTATCTAATATGAGACCTCACACATGTCTCCCCTTAGTTCCATAGACCCTTGGGCCTTCAAGATTCGGACAACGAAGCTAATCAGGCCACAGGTCCTGCTTTGAAGAATTATCGTGGTGTTCCCAGCCTCCCGGGTCCTATCTACGTGATTGATCGAGCGGCGATGTTATTTTTATTCCGTCGTTTTTTGGCCTTTGAGGTTTTCCCTTTGTGACATTTTTGGCCTTGCAGTGGCAATATCATGACCACTTCATCACATAAGTAGGGAAAAACCATATTATCTTTCTCGGCATTTTGGCTTTGTACAAGAGCTCTTCCAGAAAACCTAGCCGCCACCAACACCTCCGCCTCCACCATAGTTCGGTCCCCCCTCCTCAGGCTAGCCTCGCTGGTGTCGGAGGGGTGAGGAACCCGATCTATGAGTGGAGTTCCTAATAAAGTAGTGTTTTCATTAGCTTGGGATAGGGTTTTTGCAGTCGTCTTCTTCATCATTGAAGATGGCATCGTCTATAATAAATAATCCTCGGCCCTTCATTCGACAATGAAATCTCCTTCCGACGTCAATGTTGGTGCTGTAAGATTAAATTTGTCTAGGTATGGTCCTTCATATCTTGCTTCGCCACATCGATTTAGGATTTTTTCCATGGTCGCCACGAGAAGGTTTATCCTTGCAATATCTGTCCCGGCTGCTACGTCCTCGATAATGGTGATTCGTACTCTCGGCTCCCAGCGACGTCGACCAGGCTGTTCGGTTGTTTTTCCTTGAAATACCGGTGTTACTACTCTTGCTGGTGTTGGTTGATTATTTCAATGGCTATGTGCGTGCATCGTGGCTTTGGCATTGCGGCTCAAATTTAAATTATGGGAGAACCCTCATGGTATTTACATGTATGTGGTTTGTTATCTTTATTGTTTTTGTATGGCTGCCTTCAAAAGTATAAGATCATATCATGGAAGAAGAAAGAGTTTGAAGATCTCGAAGAATTGCTGTTTTCTTTTAGACTTTATTTTGTAATTGCTGTAGTTAGCTTATGTATCTCTACCATGTACTATTTCCTTCGGTCCTTTTTATTCTGCAtgtaagttttgtctgaagtcagagtatttctactttgaccaaacttatataaAAAAGTATCAATATTTACAATGTCAAAACAACATTGTTAggttcattatgaaatgtagtttcattgTATATATTTCGGGGCATGCTACGCGTCCACCGGCCAATCTTTTTAAAATATCGGCCCGGTTGTGAGCCGTCAGATCTGGCGGATCCTGTGGCCGATTGACGTCTCCATTATTGCAACTAAGGTCTTGTTGCAGAATTTATTTTGCAACAAAGATCTTGATACAGATTTTTTTCCAACAAAGAACTTGTTGCGgatttttttgcaacagaggtcttgttgcCGAAATATTTTTACAACAAGGCGGTGTTGCAAAATTTGTTTTTCTAGGCAAGGAGACAACCCACGGGGAGGTGGCGTCTCCCAGCTGCAGGTGATGCGGAGGCTCAAGAAGTGTGAGGCGGCAAactggtccacggcggcagcacgcACGCCGGCGACGCGGGAGTGGCGAGGTGTGGAGAAGCTCCGGGGACGAGCAGATCCGTTCGGTGGCACCCATGCACagctcgacggcggcggtggagtgctGCGACAGGCGAGCCCGATTCCTTCCATGGAGCTTGGGGGCGGCACCAGTGACCTCGCAGGGGTGACGCGGCGAGTGGAGCAAGAGGATGAGAGGGAGCGGAGACGGGTACCTCGGTTGCGCGGGCGATAACCCTTGAGGGATCCAGATTCTGCAATATACGAGTTGTTGCGGTGGGCAGACCGCAACAAGGGCATAGTTGCAAAAATATAAGAGATAATGCTAGGTGTGCCCAAGCAGGACACACGTCGCACGGACAAGGCGGAGGATGCCCGCGTGTGATCCGCCGGTTTGAGCGGTTTTCATATATTtctggtattgtagatgttgatattgtCTAATATATATTTGGTTAAACTTTACAAAGATTAATCGGACACAAATTTTAATATGCAGAGTAAGAAGGACCGAAGGGATTATTCTTTACTATAAATATATCATGGCGCTGatttaaaaaaaaaggaaaaaaccatCTTACTTCGGATGAGGCTGGCCCGGCTCGCGTTCAGGATTTCGAGCGagtggttgctgctgctgctggagcatCTCTGCCGTCGTTTTCAGCTAAACTGTTGCGTGGACATGGATGGCGCTTGCTTGGCACCAACAAAGACCTCCTCCTGGAGGTAGGTACTCCCAAAGAGACTTGGCCATGGCAGAGAAGCAGCAACAAGGATCGAACGTGGAGGAGGGGAGCTCCACGGCTGCGGGGAAGGTCGTCTGCGTCACCGGCGCCTCTGGGTATATCGCGTCCTGGATCGTCAAGCTCCTTCTCGATCGCGGCTACACCGTCCACGGCACCGTCCGGGACACCGGTGAGTCAAGTCTGGAGCATCTATCTATCTGTCCATTCATTCGTTGGAAAATCTATCCTCCCACGTGCCCACACTTGCTCTCCCACGGTCGTACCTGTTTTTGCTAAAATATTTGCTAAACTTACGGTAAGATCAGAGATCCAACTCTGATCCTGAGCTCAGATGCTTTCTATAAACAGTAAATTCGAATAAAATATTAAAAGATTTCTAAGAAATAGTAA encodes the following:
- the LOC123108380 gene encoding heavy metal-associated isoprenylated plant protein 30, coding for MSVSSVLSSFLYGCFNPAGGRYHHHRAGAYYHSSHPTSADTMYYNQSGFAGGRRMGRSSRPLSLQTVELKVRMCCSGCARVVKHALTKLRGVDSVEVEVEMEKVTVTGYVERHRVLKEVRRAGKKAEFWPNPDQPLHFTTAKDYFHDQESFRPSYNYYRHGYNGDKHGHLPEPHRGSDPVSNMFNDDDVNACSIM